From the genome of Tautonia marina:
CGGAGCCACAGATCGATGTCTTCGGGCCCTTTCAGACTCGGATCGAAGAGTCCTGATTGGGAAAGGGCTGACCTTCGTACCAAAACCGATGATGTGAGCACGAAATTCTCGCGCAGTAGATCATGAAATTCATCACCGGGTTGGCGGGGACGATAGTAAGCAAGACGTGATCGGGCAGACGCCGGGGACTCGCCCCGAGAATAATCGGTGTAGCAGAGAATGGCCTCGGGATGGGCATCCATGTAGGTGACCTGGAGTCCCAGCTTATCCGGATGCCAGAGGTCGTCGGCATCAAGGAAGGCGACATACTCTGAAACCGAATGAAGGATCCCACGATTCCTCGCTATGGAGGGTCCACCATTCGCCTGACGGAGACAGCGCACCCTGGGATCACGAATGCCGAGTCGATCGAGTTCCACCGGGACAGGGGAACCATCGTCGACAACGATCAGGTGGAAATCCCGGAACCGCTGCGACAGAACCGATGTGATCGAGTCCCGGAGCATATCGAAGGAACCATGAATCCACGCGGGTATGACAACACTGACTTTTGCCTCGACTGGCATTGGATTCCTTCTACTCATGCCACAAACATCGCCTAACCGCGAATTACCTTCGTCACGAGATGTGAAGTGGCCCCCATTGTCCAGACCACTCGGGCCGGATTTGACGATATGCTCTGGCCAGGCATTCCCGCTCATGGCCTGATCGGCCGGGCATCGTGGTAGACCTCGGCGGGGGTTCGGTAGGCCAGGATCTGGTGCGGGCGTTCGTGGTTGTAGAACGCAA
Proteins encoded in this window:
- a CDS encoding glycosyltransferase family 2 protein; amino-acid sequence: MSGNAWPEHIVKSGPSGLDNGGHFTSRDEGNSRLGDVCGMSRRNPMPVEAKVSVVIPAWIHGSFDMLRDSITSVLSQRFRDFHLIVVDDGSPVPVELDRLGIRDPRVRCLRQANGGPSIARNRGILHSVSEYVAFLDADDLWHPDKLGLQVTYMDAHPEAILCYTDYSRGESPASARSRLAYYRPRQPGDEFHDLLRENFVLTSSVLVRRSALSQSGLFDPSLKGPEDIDLWLRLARIGRFGFVDEILVHKIDHGNNLSSSPEFLRNSIVMIDRWLQVVGDGDIAHDLLLRKKRDRVYSLAYLCKRNGWLSEARQNYIACARLGLRPLKNYLAAGMLSLPKRVVKRLLLH